NNNNNNNNNNNNNNNNNNNNNNNNNNNNNNNNNNNNNNNNNNNNNNNNNNNNNNNNNNNNNNNNNNNNNNNNNNNNNNNNNNNNNNNNNNNNNNNNNNNNNNNNNNNNNNNNNNNNNNNNNNNNNNNNNNNNNNNNNNNNNNNNNNNNNNNNNNNNNNNNNNNNNNNNNNNNNNNNNNNNNNNNNNNNNNNNNNNNNNNNNNNNNNNNNNNNNNNNNNNNNNNNNNNNNNNNNNNNNNNNNNNNNNNNNNNNNNNNNNNNNNNNNNNNNNNNNNNNNNNNNNNNNNNNNNNNNNNNNNNNNNNNNNNNNNNNNNNNNNNNNNNNNNNNNNNNNNNNNNNNNNNNNNNNNNNNNNNNNNNNNNNNNNNNNNNNNNNNNNNNNNNNNNNNNNNNNNNNNNNNNNNNNNNNNNNNNNNNNNNNNNNNNNNNNNNNNNNNNNNNNNNNNNNNNNNNNNNNNNNNNNNNNNNNNNNNNNNNNNNNNNNNNNNNNNNNNNNNNNNNNNNNNNNNNNNNNNNNNNNNNNNNNNNNNNNNNNNNNNNNNNNNNNNNNNNNNNNNNNNNNNNNNNNNNNNNNNNNNNNNNNNNNNNNNNNNNNNNNNNNNNNNNNNNNNNNNNNNNNNNNNNNNNNNNNNNNNNNNNNNNNNNNNNNNNNNNNNNNNNNNNNNNNNNNNNNNNNNNNNNNNNNNNNNNNNNNNNNNNNNNNNNNNNNNNNNNNNNNNNNNNNNNNNNNNNNNNNNNNNNNNNNNNNNNNNNNNNNNNNNNNNNNNNNNNNNNNNNNNNNNNNNNNNNNNNNNNNNNNNNNNNNNNNNNNNNNNNNNNNNNNNNNNNNNNNNNNNNNNNNNNNNNNNNNNNNNNNNNNNNNNNNNNNNNNNNNNNNNNNNNNNNNNNNNNNNNNNNNNNNNNNNNNNaattatttataattatattttttacacatttataattataaagacgTTAATGtacatgaatttaaaaattataatttttttatgtttttagaaattataaatttattgaaattgttgtgaaattatatatattgtttaatatttaatgccTTATAAAAAAAAGGAGATCCCGCCAGCCTACCATTAGGCGGGCAGGGAAAAATTTTTGGACCGTCTTACTAGGCGGGGCGGGCTTTTGACGAGACAGGACGGACTTTCCCGTTTGCCACTCCTAATAGGGGAACGGACATAAGTACTCGTCCCATGAAACTTATTAAATATACgcgaatataaaattattaatttatcctaatttatatatacataaatctaTTTCTTGAATTTAGTAATCCTAATTTCTGTCTCCAATTCgaattcttcttttttcttccagACTCATTCTCAGCCTCTATCCTCTCTCTCTAACTCATTTTCTCTACCTCTTAAGTTCGTCACTACGTCACTCAGTATCATCCCAAAAATGTTATGTTATATTATTATGTtggaatatatttttatattttctctttttgaaatgttatttttcataacgaatatgttataaattatgttgaattatattgaattgattattttatgattattatacGGTGAATTCTATGATGCCTATGGTATGGTGCCTAACTTTTGCTTATAGAGAAATTTTTGAGAGCATATAATAAAAAGGTAATAACAAAATGTCTTactaaatctatttatttattaaaatttattactatcacttaaaaaaatttagaaattctaGGAACTAATAGATGAATTCTTATTGTACATTAATagtttgagaatattaaaattatcattaaaattcgtataattttattctcttgacaaacaattttataattacgttaatcatataattttatatacaaacatTGATACGGTGTTGtttcatgtatatattttgcagGTATCAAAGGATAGCATTGAATTATTATTCAgtagatttaaattatttattgtttattacaaAACTTTCTGCATTAGGATTCTCTattaatttgttcttcattttgagcTGGTTTTGATATTTTCTTACTTCACAGAAAACcaacatataaaattttattggtagatttaagtattactagattatttatggtcatattgagtatatatgcctgatttattgaaaaaagtagattaaataactattttatagttaatacaattaatactatattaagaaaagaaaaacaacgcatacaagttatttttttattaattaaattattataattaaaatgaaatttaacataacaacttaaaattataatttcaatcttatcacgtgcatggcacgggtgattaaacttgtattttttataagtgatattttttttttaatttaacaaacaaCTTATCTATTTAATTCGATTTTTGCggtaatatttgaataaatatttaaaaaatatacaaaaaaaattcaaataaaaatttgatctttatttttttaaattttttaaaataatatggtgattcacaataattttttttaaaaaaattgacttgaccaaaatttgtttttatgatGAATATGATATCATCACTTTGCAATAAACTGAGACAGATTTGTTATCTGTAGATGAGAGTAGAGAAGGTCATGCTGCAGCTTTCGGTGATGATATTGGCCTTGCCACTGAGTTGAAGTGTGAGATttatatgataagaaaaatataggGAGCTTTTGTATTGATATTCCACCAAGATTTTTTTGCCATGTTTTAGAGGCTCTTGTGTATTTGTGGAGAtcctaatttcttattttccCCATTTTTGTCATCGTGTATTTGTCGCAAGCTCATGATATTATACCAAgtgataaaaatatgaaaaagtaGATCTATAAAACTTTATCTCTTTGCTGTTAGCTTTATCCACATGTTTGTGAccttttaaaaaacaaatttaccTTACCAAcacatttaaataattaaaaattattactgaCAATTCTGgtatgatataattaatttatttttttaatcttgtaTTTTATCGTTATTTTTATACgactattaaaatattattaatatatatttttttttaaatttgacaaatttttattaattcattttaGTAATCTAGTTTATTTGTTCATTGTAAAGGTATTGGATTACTTGGTGACAGAGTGACAGTTACTGTTTAACCAAACTAAATGATTGGATGAATTATAAGCttttaatttctgaaaattttaaaacaatacAGAAGCTTACTTGCTCCTCTTCCCATTTCATCATAGTCCAGATTACAGCTTCAAGTTTTAATTAAAATGGCTACCACTTCACAAGTTATTACCTGCAAAGGTATATATCATCaatcaaacattattattatatcatgttacattaaattttaattatagtaTGTATATGTCTTGGTTTGGATATTGCAGGAGTAGTGTGCTGGGTTGGTGGAGAGCCTGTAAGATTAGAAGAGATTCAAGTTGATCCACCAAAATCAACTGAAATTCGAGTTAAGATGCTTTGTTCCAGCATCTGCCACACTGATATCAAAAGAATTAGAGGATCCCCAGTAGTTAATGCTCTTTCTTAATCCCATGTTTTTCACTCTGTAAGTTTGGTATTATTTGCAACAACTGTTTTCTTAATTGTCTTTCTTTATTTGTATTCTGTTTCTGCCAATTTTAATTTGCAGGTGAAGTATCCTCTTGCTGTTGGACATGAAGGAGTCGGGTAATTAATTTCTCCAAATCTGTGGTTCTTAGATCTAAATTTATTGTGTCTATTAGAGTCTGAATATGTGTGCTATAGATATCATTTGATAATTAACTTTTctagtaaattaaaattaaaatgttaatttCTAGTAAATTTTTAGTCGAACACTTTAGTCCTTTATAAGTTTTAATTATCGAGTCAACGTTTTATTTTGTTAGACAAATCAATTTTCGTATCAGATTATTTGTCTATTAAATAATGATAGAAATTGATTTGGCAGGAAAATTGATTtgtctaacaaaataaaaagttaagtaactaattaactaacataACTGCCGATCATAATTAATAGTGATAAGTGGTAAAATTGTTATCACATATGAAGTGCAGTGTTGTAGAGAGTGTTGGAGAGGAagtaaaaaatctaaaagaagGGGATATGGTGATTCCAACCTTCATAGGAGAGTGCAAACAATGTGAGATTTGCATTTCAGGAAAATCCAATTTGTGCATGACAAACCCTTTAATGCTCAATGGATTGATGAGAGACAACACTTCAAGGTTGTCCTGCAAAGGCAAAAGGCTTCACCATATTTTCAGTTGTGCCACTTGGTCAGAGTACATGGTTGTTGATGCCAACTATGCTCTTAAAGTTGATCCAAGCATTGACCTAGCACATGCCAGTTTCATCTCATGTGGCTTTTCAACTGGTTATGGTGCTGCTTGGAAGGAAGCTAAGGTTGAAAGTGGATCAAGTGTTGCTGTTTTTGGTCTTGGCGCTGTTGGATTGGGGGTATGCATCAAATACACTTTTGCATTACATGTGCACTTTATATCCTAAATATATAAATTGCATAATTTGCGGTTGTGACTTTGTAACTCGGACTTGAATTAAGTAGGGTTGACTATATGAATATAAATATTTCGATATTTATGCATTGAGATATGAAAAAGTTTTACGTATTTAAGTCTAATACAATATTTTTCATTGAGTTCACCATGAAATTGTAACATagtgcaaaaattaaaattccttTACAACTTGTTCTAAAATTTTTCTCTTAGTAATATAAGGGAGTTGAAACCATTTTGACTTCTGAACTTTCACCCAATTAACACCCCAAATATTAGATTGTGACTCACGTTTGTCCCTATAGTTATTTCTGTTAACAGAGAGCTGATGTGGCACGTTAAGTTGATATGGTGTACATCTACGTGGCACCCAACTTGCCAGAATGGATGGATGTGTGATGAGTGAATGATGTAGCAAAAAGTTGTTTTCACTTAATTTGACTTCTACGTAGATATTAAAACCCTAATTTGGATGGACTTATATTGAGTGAAAACAATTTTTACCAATTATTCATTTATCACACATTTATTCTGGCAAACTAGGTGTCACGTAGATGCACACCGTGTCAACTTAATGTGTCACATCAGCTTTCTGTTAACAGAGATAACTAATAGAGACAAACGTGAGGCATGATTTAATATTTGGGAGGTGTTAATTGGGTAACTACAAATTTAAGAGTTGAAATTGAGGCCAACTCCAAATTTCAGGGGTCAAAATGAACTTCAACTCTAGTATAAAGTGTAGTTTTGTTGCAAAAGAGGCTTTTTTCTTGTATTGTTGGGCAATTTCAATGCATTAAAttgaacattttaaaatttactatGTAAAGTTCAGAGGGCCAAGTGTTGAAGTACACTTGACCTTGTATTACAGGCCATCAGCGGAGCAAAAATGATGGGAGCAACTAAGATAATAGGGATTGACAAAAATGatatgaaaagagaaaaaggagaaactTTTGGGATGACTCGCTTTATAAATCCTAGTGATTCTGATATGCCTGCATCAGAATTGGTGAAAGAATTGAGTGATGGAAGAATGGGTGTGGATTATTCTTTTGAGTGCACTGGAATCAGCCATTTGATTATTGAATCCCTACAAGCCACAAAAGTGGTGAGTTGAGTTCagccatttgattttttttcttatttaacatTACATGATCACAGCAATAATGTGTATAAaactattcctaatctaagaacaTTATTGTGTGTTCCTAATTTTTAAATGTGTATGTATAGGGAACAGGTAAAACAATTGTAATTGGTGCACCAACTGAACCAATCGAGCCATTTGGTTTTGCTTCAATCCTTAAAGGCAAGACTTTGAAAGGTTCTATCTTTGGAGGGTTAAAAGCAAATTCAGACCTTTCCATTATAGCTGACAAATGCCACAAAAGGGTATTCTAATTTCTCAACACATTTAACTTTATAGCATATAGTATGTACTTATATTTGTTGCATATGTTTTTGTGGTGGTATAAGTATCTCATAATTATTACTTCACAGGAATTTCCTCTTGAAGAGTTATACACTCATGAGGTTCAATTGGCAGATATAAATCAAGCATTTGAGCTTTTGAAACAGCCCAATTGTGTGAAAGTTGTCATCAAGATATGAGCGATAATCGAGTCAAAGTTATAAAACTAATTCTTTCTGTATTTTTGCTTTTCTCTCTTTGTTAACCTGatgaaaaagaattatataatttatatttgagtgcAAAACAGGAATCAAtgtccaaaatatatatatttttttaaaaaaaatttatattgtaTGCAAATTTTACATATCCTTTTATAAGACTATAAGAGCGTCAGATcgagttattacttattagccATATCGTGTTAATGTCCATCCAAAACGAATCTAAAATGTTAATCTGCCTTGTTTTATGATAAATCAGTAgaaactttttttatataactagtaaaattaattaaaattaatctaataaaaaataataaataaaaatctaactataattcaaatacaaataaaagttaTTCACATTACagcaaatctttttcataatattcttttaaatttttttatcataatatCCATTCTCAAATTAATGCAAAggataaaaatatcaattttaatttaatttttttaaataacaaataattttaaaatgataataatatttacaacacaatataatacaaaaataaaNNNNNNNNNNNNNNNNNNNNNNNNNNNNNNNNNNNNNNNNNNNNNNNNNNNNNNNNNNNNNNNNNNNNNNNNNNNNNNNNNNNNNNNNNNNNNNNNNNNNNNNNNNNNNNNNNNNNNNNNNNNNNNNNNNNNNNNNNNNNNNNNNNNNNNNNNNNNNNNNNNNNNNNNNNNNNNNNNNNNNNNNNNNNNNNNNNNNNNNNNNNNNNNNNNNNNNNNNNNNNNNNNNNNNNNNNNNNNNNNNNNNNNNNNNNNNNNNNNNNNNNNNNNNNNNNNNNNNNNNNNNNNNNNNNNNNNNNNNNNNNNNNNNNNNNNNNNNNNNNNNNNNNNNNNNNNNNNNNNNNNNNNNNNNNNNNNNNNNNNNNNNNNNNNNNNNNNNNNNNNNNNNNNNNNNNNNNNNNNNNNNNNNNNNNNNNNNNNNNNNNNNNNNNNNNNNNNNNNNNNNNNNNNNNNNNNNNNNNNNNNNNNNNNNNNNNNNNNNNNNNNNNNNNNNNNNNNNNNNNNNNNNNNNNNNNNNNNNNNNNNNNNNNNNNNNNNAACTcttaaccatttgaatctagTGTTCTAATACCATGctatgataccactcatcctaCAAGTTTCagcgaataaaaaaaaataacactaataattatatctttaatacTCTATAAAcctctattatatatattatataagtaTTTCATTGTCTCTtcgtactttttttttttatttcattatttttgcaGTTCAACTCAGTCGGTTGGTCTATCCCTATAAGCATTAGGCAATGGTGTTGACCTTTATAAATAAGCGACTAAAGCCTCAAATTAGCccatgaaaaattttaaattagaaactttaatttttaataaatttttattattttaaagattATCGAGATGAATTGTTCTTTTTACGAAGAAGTCTGATTTGTctcataataatatttgttaggaatttaattagtttacaataaaatttattaaaaatttattttt
The genomic region above belongs to Arachis duranensis cultivar V14167 chromosome 3, aradu.V14167.gnm2.J7QH, whole genome shotgun sequence and contains:
- the LOC107477377 gene encoding 8-hydroxygeraniol oxidoreductase, with translation MATTSQVITCKGVVCWVGGEPVRLEEIQVDPPKSTEIRVKMLCSSICHTDIKRIRGSPVVKYPLAVGHEGVGVVESVGEEVKNLKEGDMVIPTFIGECKQCEICISGKSNLCMTNPLMLNGLMRDNTSRLSCKGKRLHHIFSCATWSEYMVVDANYALKVDPSIDLAHASFISCGFSTGYGAAWKEAKVESGSSVAVFGLGAVGLGAISGAKMMGATKIIGIDKNDMKREKGETFGMTRFINPSDSDMPASELVKELSDGRMGVDYSFECTGISHLIIESLQATKVGTGKTIVIGAPTEPIEPFGFASILKGKTLKGSIFGGLKANSDLSIIADKCHKREFPLEELYTHEVQLADINQAFELLKQPNCVKVVIKI